DNA sequence from the Paenibacillus physcomitrellae genome:
CTGCCTTTGCCGCGCCCGGCAGCGCCAAACCCGCCGGCCGCGCCTTTCTTCCCGCGGCCGCCTTTACCGCCGCCCCGGCCAAAGCCACCGCCGCCGCCCGGCTCCAAATCCCCGCCGCGTTCACGGCGCCGCGGCTTCATGTCCACCAGCTCGAAGTCGATGGTGTGGTCGTCCATGTTCACGCGGGCCACGCGGATCTTGACCTCGTCGCCGATCCGGAAGATCCGCGACGTGCGTTCCCCGATCAGCGCCATATGCTGCTCATGGAAATGGTAATAATCATCCGTCATCGCACTGAGACGGATCAGGCCTTCCACCGTATTATCCAGCTCGATAAACATGCCGAAGCTGGTTACGCTGCTGATCATGCCGGTGAATTCCTCGCCGACCTTGTCCAGCATGAACTCGGCTTTCTTCAGCTGCTCCGTGTCGCGCTCCGCATCTACGGCAATCCGTTCCCGCTCCGAGGACTGCTGCGCAATGTCCGCCATCCGGCTCGCCAGATATTCCTGACGGTCGGCAGGTAGGGCACCACCGGCTTCGATCACCTCGCGGATGACCCGGTGGATCACCAAGTCCGGATAACGCCGGATCGGTGAGGTGAAATGCGTGTAGAACTCCGCTGCCAGTCCAAAGTGACCCGTGCTTTCAGCGTCATACTTCGCCTGCTTCATCGACCGAAGCAGCATTGTGCTGATCACCGTCTGCTCCTTCGTGCCGTCAATATCCTCCAACAGCGACTGAAGGGCGCGCGGATGAACCTTGTTGCCTTTGCCCCGCACGGCATAACCGAAGTTGGCGATGAACGCCATAAAATTCATCAGCTTCTCTTGATCCGGATCCTCATGAATCCGGTAAATAAACGGCACCTTCAGCCAGTGGAAATGCTCGGCTACCGTCTCGTTGGCAGCCAGCATAAATTCCTCAATGATCTGCTCCGCGATGGACCGCTCGCGTTTGACGATGTCGACCGCCTTGCCTGACTCATCCACGATCACCTTCGATTCCTCGAAATCGAAGTCCACCGCGCCGCGTCTCATCCGTTTGCCGCGCAGGCGCAGGGCGAGATCGCGCATATTTTTAAAGGTATCGACCAGATCGCTGTAACGCTCCGTAACCTCAGGATCTTCCTCCTGCAGAATCTTGCGCACATTCGTGTACGTCATCCGTTCTTTCGTCCGGATTACACTCGTATAAATATCGTGCCGGACCACACGCATCTGCTCGTCGAATTCCATATCGCAGGACAGTGTAAAACGGTCCACCTTCGGATTCAAGCTGCAAATGCCGTTGGATAAACGATGCGGCAGCATCGGAATAACGCGATCCACCAGATAAACACTGCAGCCCCGGTTGTAGGCTTCCTGGTCCAGACGCGAGTTCTCCTTCACATAATAGCCGACATCGGCGATGTGTACGCCAAGCAGGTAATTGCCGTTCTCCAGACGTTCCACATTCACCGCGTCATCCAGGTCTTTGGCGTCTTCGCCGTCAATAGTTACGATCACCCGGTCACGCAGGTCACGGCGCCCCTGGCGCACGATTTCTTCCTGATCAATCGTATCCGGCACGGCGGTCGCTTCCTCCATGACGTCTTCAGGGAACTCCTCCGGCAGCTGGTGTTTACGGATAATGGACAAAATGTCCACGCCCGGGTCATCTTTATGACCCAGAATCTCCACGACTTCACCCGTAGCGGCCGCCCGGCCTTCCGGATAAGAAACAATCCGAGCGACCACTTTGTCGCCATTAGCGGCACCGCCCATTTTCTCCTGAGCGATAAAAATATCCCGGTTAATCCGTTTGTCATCCGGCATCACAAAGCCAAATGTCTCGTGATGCTGGAACACGCCGACCACCTGGGTCACCGCCCGCGTCACGATGCGGACAACCTCGCCCTCCAGCCGGCCTTCCGCCGGTCCTTTGCTGTTCACGCGGACCAGCACCGTATCGCCGTTCATGGCGCTTTTCAAATCGTTCGCATGGACATAAACGTCCGGATGCTCCCGATCCTCCGGGATCAGGAATGCAAATCCTTTAGCATGCACCTGCAGGCGTCCGCGCAGCAGATCCATCCGCTCGGGAACACCGTAGCGCTGCGTGCGGGTCAGCACGATTTTTCCGCTTTGTTCCAACTCATTCAGCAGTTTCAGAAACGCTTTAAATTCGGAAGCATCCGAAATTTGAAAATGTTCCTCAAGCTCCTGGTAAGTCATCGGTTTATAAGCGGTCTCCCGCATAAAATCGAGCAGCGTATTTTCCGTTATCATGATTTCACCTCAAAAGCCCCGTCCAATGAAGAAGCCGTTATAATAGAATCCAATATTTTCTTTTCCATGTATATAACCTAGTATACACGAATTTAACCCTGCGCATCCGTAAACCCTGAAATCCTTTCCGCCAGTCACGGCGCTTTACACAATCCCTTATAAATAAACGGAAGGAGTCCCCCGATAATGAGGGTAGCGGGCACTTTTTACAGCTGTTCATCTGTTGTTCAACTGTTGTTTATCTGCTGTTAATTAGCTGCCCCCCATCATTCAGAAGGAGGTCGAGGAATGGATCGCAGCACCTTTTACCAGTCTCGTAACGGCTTGTTCGTCGTACTGGCCTGGATTGCTCTTATTCTTGTCGTCCTGAGGGATCCTTTGCTCAGACAGGATGACCCCAGACTGTTGTTTGTTATCATCGGCGGAGGCATCGCCTGCAGTCTTCCAACCTTGATGCATTACAAGAATTTAAAAATCTCCTCTATCCCCTACATTACGGCAGCACTGTTCGCTCTGATTACTTGCTATGCCCTGGCTAGAAATTCCGGCTTGTTTAACTTTCTGACGCTGTACATAAGTCTCCTTTTATGCTCGCTTTACTCGAACTCCCGGCTCATCCTTTTTAACGGCTGTTTGGTCACCGCCACCATCATGACGGTAAGTCAGCTGTTTCAGGCCAACAACGAATTTCTGGCTGATAACGAGCTGCTCCTTCTGGGCGGAAGCCTGCTCACTACAGCTATCCTGGCCATCAACGCCCGAAGGTTTGAACAAGCAGTGCTCACCCTTGTTAGCAGGAGAAGAGCCTGCGAGCAAATGCAGACCCGAACAACCGCAGCAGCAGCCGATTTACAATCGACCGCCGACCTCTTGTACAACTGGAGCACAGAGCTGGAGCTCGAACTGGAGCATGCCGTTCAGGTCTGTCAAGACATCCGGATTTCGCTGGATGCCGCCGGTTTTACACTGGAATGGGAAAAGATAGCGGAATCCGCTCGGGCTCCAGGCGAAACAGCCTCTTCAGCCAGTACCGTTAATCCCTACGACATTCGGGAACGATTCCTCAGAATTACAGTCAAAATGCTGCATTTATCCGAGCAGATGATGGCGAACCGACAATCCATCGAAGACATTCATGCCGGTCTGTCCCATCAGTACGGTCAATTATCCGGCCTGATCCAGGCCATTCAAGGCACAGGGACAGCTTTGAAATCAAAGCCAGGCTGCTTGACCCACAAATCTTTCTTCTCTCCAGCGTATTTATCCCAAAAATTCAGATTCATGAAAGCCAGAACCCGAGTCTCAGAGCATCACCACAGCAGCAATCCCGGTAAAACATTAAACACCAGGAAAGACTTAAAGAAAATCTTTAAGAAAGACCTATAAGAAAGCCCCTGAAAGAGCAGCCCGCTAATCATCAATACCCCAGCAAGCCCCGTAATTTTACATAATCTGAAGCTTACCCGGCAGCTTACCTGAAGCTTATCAGCAAAACAAAGAGCCTCCGATCTTTAGGATCGAAGGCTCTTGTTCATTTATCTGATTCGAAATGTCTCATTCGAACAGCGCTATCTTATTCAACTACTGCAACTAGAATTGCCAGGATAAAAAATCCCGCCGCCAAAACGATTGTCGTACGTTCCAGCACCAATTCCATACCGCGTGCTTTCGTTTTACCGAAAAGATGCTCCGCACCTCCGGAGATGGCACCGGCAAGACCTGCGCTTTTGCCCTTTTGCAAAAGAACGATTGTAATCAAACCGATGGAAAAGATAACTAACAAAATTTTCAACAGAATATCCATTCATTCCACCCCCCAGGCTGGCACATCTATAATCATCAAAAAACAGTTATCCAAACTACACATTGCTTATATTTTATCACAGCCGCTTTGCTGAATACAAGTTATAATTCCTAGCAAGATGAATAGAAAAGGGATTTCCGCTCGAGAAAAGGTTAATTATAAGAATATCTTCGTTATCGGTTTAGTTGTACACACCCAGCTCTGCGGCCCCCCATCCGTCCATTAGTCAGAGTACGACTTCTATTGTTATGAAACAATAAAACTTTGACCTCCTACCCTTCAATTGATAAAGTAGGAATTGAGGTGATGACATGTTAACGAGACTAGGTGTTCTCGACCAATCGCATATAAATGAAGGCGGAACAGCTGTTCAGGCCTTATCCGATACTACCCGGCTTGCTCAGGAGGCGGATCGACTCGGCTACCACCGGTATTGGGTATCCGAGCATCACAGCTCGCGCAGTCTGGCTCACTCCAGCCCCGAGGTGCTGATTGCCCATCTGGCATCGCACACTTCGCGGATCCGGGTGGGCTCCGGCGGCATCATGCTGCCGCACTACAGCGCCTATAAGGTGGCGGAGAATTTCCGCCTGCTGGAGGCGCTGTACCCCGGCCGGATCGATCTCGGGATCGGCCGCGCGCCGGGCGGCCGGCCCTTGTCCACACGGGCGCTGCAGGAAGGCCGGTACCATCACGGCGACACTTATCCGCAGCAGGTCGTCGACCTGATTGCGTATCTGAATGACGCCGTACCGGCCGACCACCGCTTCCCGGGCATATTGGCAGCCCCGTCCGTGCCTACGGCGCCGGAGCTGTGGCTGCTCGGGTCCAGCGGCGGCACCGCTGGACTGGCTGCCGAAGTCGGCGCTTCGTATGCCTTCGCGCAGTTCTTCGGCACGGCTGGCGGCGCGGAGTCGATCCACATGTACCGGGAACGGTTCGTTCCGTCCCTGATGGAAGAAGGACCTCGCGCCCTTGCCGCCGTCATGGTGATCTGCGCCGAGACCGAAGAAGAGGCGCTTGATCTGTCCTCCAGTGTCAGCTTGTATTTCTACGCGCTGGAGACCGGCATGGAGCTTGCCTATCTGCCGTCTGTCGAAACGGCCAAGAACTATCCTTACACGCCGTACGACCTGTCCCGGATTGAAGCCGCCCGCCAAAGACGCGTCATCGGTACGCCGGATCAGGTGAAAGCGAAGCTGGAGAAGCTGGCCGAGGAGTATCAGACGGAAGAGCTGCTGCTTGTGTCTCCAATCTACGATCTGGAAGCCCGTCTGCGTTCCTATCAGCTTGTGGCGGAAGCTTTTGGCCTGCAGAAGGCTTAAAGAGTAAGAGCTGAGGGTTCAAAGCTCAGCAAAGCTTTTGACGCAGCTCATCAACCCCATATGACCCTGAAATACAAACGGCGCCCATTAGCGGGCGCCGTTTGTATGATCGTCACAGGTCAAGGGGTTCCTTTTTTTAAAACTTATAACAAATACGTTCCCCGGCCAGATAAGGCCTGCATAAGTCCTTGCACAGCTTAGGCATGCGCTCACGCATCCAATCGTGATAGGCCTCATTCTCCAGCTCAAAAGCATAGAAACCGATAACGGCAATTAGCATAAAACCTTCTACTAGTTGCAAATCGTAGGGCTCCATTCCCAAATACCCGTAATAACTGTCCAGAAAGACATCCCTGTGACCGTAAGGAACCATAAAGGTCCCCATTGCTATATCTGTTAAATAGTAGCCACGACCAAAAAATCCAAAATCAATGAAGCTGGTCTCCCCTTCGTCATTAATTAGCGTATTCCCCATCCCCAGATCGCCGTGGATGAGCCCCCACGTGTCCTCGGTGATCCCAAGCTGCCGTATCCTTGAATTGACTAGCTGGATCGTTTCCTCAATGATGAGGACGTCCTTATTTGTAAATAGACCCATCGGAGCTCCCCGCTTGATGGTTTGCACTAGACGTTCGTTATACGAAAGGTCTTGGCTGGGGCGGTACTTCAGGCCGGGGTGATTGTAACCTTTAAAGAAAGCGTGCAGCTTCGCCACCTGTGTCCCAAGCTTCTGCGCCATCTCCGGAGCAGCCGTATCCTCTCTTTGTAGATCCCGGCCTTCAAGCCAGGTGAGTATAGAGCAGTTCAGCTTCTCCCCTCCCTGTTTCAGGACGTAGATCAACTCTCCATCCGTCTGACGTAAAGGGGCTTGCACAAGCAGGCTGCTTCCTTTGGCAAGCTGCTCAAGCATGTCCAGTTCAACAAGTAGCCCTTCATAGGTATGCTGCAGGCCGGCCATACTGTCCTTCACGGGCTGGTGAATGCGCAGCAGGTAGCTTCCGTCTGCCCCATCTATTCTGTAGGTCCGATTCTCGCTGTGCCTGATATAAGTAATCACAGGCTGCTGAATCCCATAACTTTTAACAATCTCATGCAGAACGTTCGTTGTCACGATTTCGCCTTCCCCTCCTTCGACCCGTTAAGTCCTTGAAATCCCCAGACGGGCTGTACCTGCCGCCTCAGAAATCCGGATTTCATTCACATTCTAAGGCCAGGCCAGGCTATATGCCGCCACTTATAAAAAAGGCCGCAGGAACCCTGCAGCCTTTTACCTATTTATTCAAACCGCCTGTCTTACAGTGCCGCTTCAGCAGGAGCTACCTCAATATCAGGCTCCGTAGTCAGCCCCACATTCCCTGCCAGCGCCCGGGAGATCATGCAGGCTCCCTCGGCTTTCCCGGCGATCAAACGGGCACGTTCTACATCGCGTTCGCTTGTACCGGCTTTAAGCACGATATGAGGACGATGGACAATACTTTCATAAGTGAAAATATTGTTGGTCACATCCACGGTTCCTTCAGAATTCAGGGACAAGCTCTCCGTCTCGATTCCCGATCGTTCCAGCGCGGCCGCCAACGTGATCAAATAACAGGTTGCCGCAGCCCCGAGCAGCATTTCATCCGGGTTTGTGCCAACTCCCGGTCCGCCCATCGGCTCCGGAATGGAGATAACCGTTTTCAAATTGCCGGTCTCGATGGTTCCTTCGCTGTTGCGGCCGCCGTTCCAAACAGCGTTCAGTTGAAACAAGTGTCTCATGCCGATGCCTCCCTTTTACAAAATTGGTATGGACGTATGGCTCTCTCTGCAGTCATTGTATACGAATGAACAGCGTTTTGCCATATTTGAGTAAAATTTGAAAGAATTCTTGCTAAGCTGCAAGCCCCTCCAGCATATAAAAATCCCCCGGCATACCGAAGCATACCAGGGGATTACAGACTTTGTTTGTACCCGTAAAAGCTTAAACCTCTACAAACTTCTTATTTCTTCAGGTTGTAGAAAGATGTCAAGCCGTTGTATTGAGCAAGTTCGCCCAATTGGTCTTCGATGCGAAGCAATTGGTTGTATTTTGCGATACGGTCTGTACGGGAAGGAGCACCTGTTTTGATTTGGCCAGCGTTTGTTGCAACCGCGATGTCGGCGATTGTGCTGTCTTCGGACTCACCGGAACGGTGGGAGATAACAGCTGTGTAACCAGCGCGTTTAGCCATTTCAATAGCGTCGAAAGTTTCAGTCAAAGTACCGATTTGGTTTACTTTGATCAGGATGGAGTTACCGATACCGTCTTCGATACCTTTAGCCAGACGCTCAGTGTTTGTTACGAACAGGTCGTCACCAACCAATTGGATTTTGCTGCCCAATTTCTCAGTCAACAGCTTCCAGCCTTCCCAGTCGTCTTCGGAGCAGCCGTCTTCGATGGTGATGATTGGGTATTTGTCTACCCAAGAAGCGAGCAGGTCAACGAACTCAGCAGAAGTGAAGGATTTGCCTTCGCCTTCCAGGTGGTATTTGCCGTCTTTGTAGAACTCCGTGGAAGCAACGTCCATACCCAGGAATACGTCTTTGCCTGGTGTGTAGCCGGCTTTCTCAATCGCTTCGATGATCGAAGTCAAAGCGTCTTCGTTGGAAGTGAAGTTAGGAGCAAACCCGCCTTCGTCGCCAACTGCTGTATTCAGGCCTTTGCCTTTCAATACGGATTTCAGGTTGTGGAAGATTTCAGCGCCCATACGAAGCGCTTCTTTGAAGCTTGGTGCGCCTACAGGGAGTACCATGAATTCTTGCACGTCAACGTTGTTGTCGGCATGTGCGCCGCCGTTAACGATGTTCATCATAGGTACTGGCAACTGCTTAGCGTTGAATCCGCCGAGGTAAACGTACAAAGGCAGGTCCAAAGCGTCTGCAGCAGCGCGGGCTACAGCCATGGATACAGCCAGGATGGCGTTAGCACCCAGTTTGCCTTTGTTAGGTGTTCCGTCCAAAGCGATCATCATTTTGTCGATGCCCAATTGGTCCAGAGCGTCCATGCCGATTACTTCAGGAGCGATGATGTCGTTAACGTTAGCTACGGCTTTCAGAACGCCTTTGCCCAGGTAACGGGATTTGTCTTCGTCGCGAAGCTCAACAGCTTCGTGAGCACCGGTGGAAGCACCGGATGGTACGATAGCGCGGCCGATAGCGCCGGATTCCAGATAAACTTCAACTTCAACAGTCGGGTTGCCGCGGGAGTCAAGGACTTCGCGTGCGTATACGTCAGAAATAATAGTCATTTTGAGTATTCTCCTTTTTGAAATCATTTTTTGAATTCAAGTTGTGTGTATTAGCCAGTTCAGTTGGCTTAGCTGTTAAAACTTCTCTGAGCAGAAGTCTAACGCTTTATGTTCGCTTTCGCAAGCAAGCAGGCTTATTTGCGGCTAGCGATCATGGATTGTCCTGTCATTTCGGCAGGCAGAGGCAGCTGCATCAGATCCAGAATCGTTGGCGCAACGTCGGCCAGAATGCCATGCTCGCGCAGAACGACGTCATGGGAAGTTACGATAAACGGAACAGGGTTCGTCGTATGAGCCGTGAAAGGACGGCCGTTCTCGTCAAATACCATGTCCGCGTTGCCGTGATCGGCGATGATGATCGCTACGCCGCCTTTGGAAACAACCGCGTCAACCACTTTCCCTACACATTCGTCCGTTACTTCAACCGCCTTGATCGTTGGCTCCAGCATGCCGGAGTGTCCAACCATGTCCGGGTTGGCGAAGTTCAGGATGATCGTATCGAAGTTTTCTTCTTCGATCTCTTTCACGGCTGCGGCCGCTACTTCGTAAGCGCTCATTTCAGGCTGCAGGTCGTAAGTGGCAACCTTCGGCGAGTTGATGAGGATACGGGTTTCGCCCGGAAGCTCTACATCGCGTCCGCCGCTGAAGAAGAACGTTACGTGAGGGTATTTTTCAGTCTCCGCAATGCGAAGCTGTTTCTTGTTGTGCTGCACAAGCACTTCGCCCAGCGTATTGTCCAGGTTCTTAGGCTCGTACGCCACGTATCCGCCAACCGTTTCACTGAACAGGGTCAAGCATACGAAATGCAGGCCTTCAGGGAATTTCGGCCCACGGTCAAAACCGCGGAAATCCAGGTTGGTGAACACTTGAGACAGCTGGATTGCACGGTCTGGACGGAAGTTCAGGAACACAACGGAATCGCCGGATTCAACGGAACCGACCGGCTCTCCTTGACCGTCCACAATTACAGTCGGCACCATGAACTCGTCAAATACACCATTGCTGTAAGAATCTTTAACAGCTTGGAGAGGGTCCACATAATGAGGGCCTTCACCGTAAACGATCGCACGGTAGGATTTCTCTACGCGGTCCCAACGTTTGTCGCGGTCCATGGAGTAGTAACGACCGGAAAGCGTTGCAATTTTGCCGATGCCGATCTCTTCGATCTTCTTGATCAGCTGGCTCAGGTAACCTTCACCACTGTCCGGTGCTACGTCGCGGCCGTCAAGGAAAGCATGGATATACACTTCTTGCATATCTTCTTTCTTGGCCAGCTCCAGCATCGCAAACAAATGGTCGATGTGCGCATGCACGCCACCGTCGGACAAAAGCCCGTACAGGTGCAATTTTTTGCCGTTTTTCTTGGCAAAGCGAACCGCTTCAACCAAGGTTTGATTCTCGAAAAATTCGCCTTCGCGAATCGATTTCGAAATCCGGGTCAAATCCTGATAAACGATCCGGCCTGCGCCAATGTTCAAGTGGCCAACCTCAGAGTTGCCCATTTGGCCTTCAGGCAAACCTACCGCTTCGCCGCAGGCGGTCAAAGTGGTATTGGGATATTCTTTCAGGTAACGGTCATAGTTCGGTTTCTTGGCTTGGGCAACCGCGTTGCCTTCTACCGTATTGCGAAGACCGAAACCGTCCATGATGATCAGAGCTACGGGTCTAGGTACAGTATTTCCAGCCATCTTACTTGGCCCCCTCAACCAGAGCGATGTAGGAAGCAGGCTGCAGGCTTGCGCCGCCTACGAGCGCGCCGTCGATGTCGCTTTCGCTCATGTATTCCTTAACGTTCTCAGGTTTCACACTGCCGCCGTATTGAATGCGGATTTTGCCCGCTGTTTCGGAGCCGTACAAGCCATCCACCAGGCTGCGGATATAAGCGATCACTTCGTTAGCATCCTGAGCTGTGGAAGATTTGCCTGTGCCAATCGCCCAGATTGGCTCATAAGCGATAACCACTTGAGCAGCCTGTTCAGCCGTCAAGCCTTGAAGAGCCGCTTCGGTTTGCACCTTCACTACCTCTTTGGTTTGGCCGGCTTCACGTTCTTCCAGCTTCTCGCCTACGCAAGGGATTGGCGTAATGCCGTATTTAAATGCAGCATGTACCTTCTTGCCCACGATTTCATCCGTTTCGCCGAAATAAGCACGGCGCTCGGAGTGCCCGATGATGACGTAATCGACACCGAGCTCCTGCAGCATTTTACCGCTGATTTCACCGGTAAACGCGCCTTCGTCTTCGAAGTGAAGGTTTTGGGCACCGATCTTGATGGAAGTGCCTTTAGCCGCTTCCA
Encoded proteins:
- the rnr gene encoding ribonuclease R, with the translated sequence MITENTLLDFMRETAYKPMTYQELEEHFQISDASEFKAFLKLLNELEQSGKIVLTRTQRYGVPERMDLLRGRLQVHAKGFAFLIPEDREHPDVYVHANDLKSAMNGDTVLVRVNSKGPAEGRLEGEVVRIVTRAVTQVVGVFQHHETFGFVMPDDKRINRDIFIAQEKMGGAANGDKVVARIVSYPEGRAAATGEVVEILGHKDDPGVDILSIIRKHQLPEEFPEDVMEEATAVPDTIDQEEIVRQGRRDLRDRVIVTIDGEDAKDLDDAVNVERLENGNYLLGVHIADVGYYVKENSRLDQEAYNRGCSVYLVDRVIPMLPHRLSNGICSLNPKVDRFTLSCDMEFDEQMRVVRHDIYTSVIRTKERMTYTNVRKILQEEDPEVTERYSDLVDTFKNMRDLALRLRGKRMRRGAVDFDFEESKVIVDESGKAVDIVKRERSIAEQIIEEFMLAANETVAEHFHWLKVPFIYRIHEDPDQEKLMNFMAFIANFGYAVRGKGNKVHPRALQSLLEDIDGTKEQTVISTMLLRSMKQAKYDAESTGHFGLAAEFYTHFTSPIRRYPDLVIHRVIREVIEAGGALPADRQEYLASRMADIAQQSSERERIAVDAERDTEQLKKAEFMLDKVGEEFTGMISSVTSFGMFIELDNTVEGLIRLSAMTDDYYHFHEQHMALIGERTSRIFRIGDEVKIRVARVNMDDHTIDFELVDMKPRRRERGGDLEPGGGGGFGRGGGKGGRGKKGAAGGFGAAGRGKGSGGAGSGRGKAGAGGSGGGKGKAAGKGKPRGDARGVFGSPDAWSPGAGEPPASGGSQGRHRGEAGDGVLAAAEAAGRGEGAKPEAGAGGVSFGFGSGKGGYASGSPNGFTRGGDSRGYGKGGGGDNGQRRKKTSASGIFNAGGAGGAAVTGDPSGSGSKKRKKKKQGGGKAGNGAGGSSRSGEGDSGRGGSAKNATAAFVRKKKK
- the secG gene encoding preprotein translocase subunit SecG yields the protein MDILLKILLVIFSIGLITIVLLQKGKSAGLAGAISGGAEHLFGKTKARGMELVLERTTIVLAAGFFILAILVAVVE
- a CDS encoding LLM class flavin-dependent oxidoreductase, whose translation is MLTRLGVLDQSHINEGGTAVQALSDTTRLAQEADRLGYHRYWVSEHHSSRSLAHSSPEVLIAHLASHTSRIRVGSGGIMLPHYSAYKVAENFRLLEALYPGRIDLGIGRAPGGRPLSTRALQEGRYHHGDTYPQQVVDLIAYLNDAVPADHRFPGILAAPSVPTAPELWLLGSSGGTAGLAAEVGASYAFAQFFGTAGGAESIHMYRERFVPSLMEEGPRALAAVMVICAETEEEALDLSSSVSLYFYALETGMELAYLPSVETAKNYPYTPYDLSRIEAARQRRVIGTPDQVKAKLEKLAEEYQTEELLLVSPIYDLEARLRSYQLVAEAFGLQKA
- a CDS encoding phosphotransferase enzyme family protein; protein product: MTTNVLHEIVKSYGIQQPVITYIRHSENRTYRIDGADGSYLLRIHQPVKDSMAGLQHTYEGLLVELDMLEQLAKGSSLLVQAPLRQTDGELIYVLKQGGEKLNCSILTWLEGRDLQREDTAAPEMAQKLGTQVAKLHAFFKGYNHPGLKYRPSQDLSYNERLVQTIKRGAPMGLFTNKDVLIIEETIQLVNSRIRQLGITEDTWGLIHGDLGMGNTLINDEGETSFIDFGFFGRGYYLTDIAMGTFMVPYGHRDVFLDSYYGYLGMEPYDLQLVEGFMLIAVIGFYAFELENEAYHDWMRERMPKLCKDLCRPYLAGERICYKF
- a CDS encoding OsmC family protein, with product MRHLFQLNAVWNGGRNSEGTIETGNLKTVISIPEPMGGPGVGTNPDEMLLGAAATCYLITLAAALERSGIETESLSLNSEGTVDVTNNIFTYESIVHRPHIVLKAGTSERDVERARLIAGKAEGACMISRALAGNVGLTTEPDIEVAPAEAAL
- the eno gene encoding phosphopyruvate hydratase; translated protein: MTIISDVYAREVLDSRGNPTVEVEVYLESGAIGRAIVPSGASTGAHEAVELRDEDKSRYLGKGVLKAVANVNDIIAPEVIGMDALDQLGIDKMMIALDGTPNKGKLGANAILAVSMAVARAAADALDLPLYVYLGGFNAKQLPVPMMNIVNGGAHADNNVDVQEFMVLPVGAPSFKEALRMGAEIFHNLKSVLKGKGLNTAVGDEGGFAPNFTSNEDALTSIIEAIEKAGYTPGKDVFLGMDVASTEFYKDGKYHLEGEGKSFTSAEFVDLLASWVDKYPIITIEDGCSEDDWEGWKLLTEKLGSKIQLVGDDLFVTNTERLAKGIEDGIGNSILIKVNQIGTLTETFDAIEMAKRAGYTAVISHRSGESEDSTIADIAVATNAGQIKTGAPSRTDRIAKYNQLLRIEDQLGELAQYNGLTSFYNLKK
- the gpmI gene encoding 2,3-bisphosphoglycerate-independent phosphoglycerate mutase; amino-acid sequence: MAGNTVPRPVALIIMDGFGLRNTVEGNAVAQAKKPNYDRYLKEYPNTTLTACGEAVGLPEGQMGNSEVGHLNIGAGRIVYQDLTRISKSIREGEFFENQTLVEAVRFAKKNGKKLHLYGLLSDGGVHAHIDHLFAMLELAKKEDMQEVYIHAFLDGRDVAPDSGEGYLSQLIKKIEEIGIGKIATLSGRYYSMDRDKRWDRVEKSYRAIVYGEGPHYVDPLQAVKDSYSNGVFDEFMVPTVIVDGQGEPVGSVESGDSVVFLNFRPDRAIQLSQVFTNLDFRGFDRGPKFPEGLHFVCLTLFSETVGGYVAYEPKNLDNTLGEVLVQHNKKQLRIAETEKYPHVTFFFSGGRDVELPGETRILINSPKVATYDLQPEMSAYEVAAAAVKEIEEENFDTIILNFANPDMVGHSGMLEPTIKAVEVTDECVGKVVDAVVSKGGVAIIIADHGNADMVFDENGRPFTAHTTNPVPFIVTSHDVVLREHGILADVAPTILDLMQLPLPAEMTGQSMIASRK
- the tpiA gene encoding triose-phosphate isomerase, which codes for MRTPIIAGNWKMFKTVSEAKTFFEEVKGKAEVAGVESVICAPFTNLPALVEAAKGTSIKIGAQNLHFEDEGAFTGEISGKMLQELGVDYVIIGHSERRAYFGETDEIVGKKVHAAFKYGITPIPCVGEKLEEREAGQTKEVVKVQTEAALQGLTAEQAAQVVIAYEPIWAIGTGKSSTAQDANEVIAYIRSLVDGLYGSETAGKIRIQYGGSVKPENVKEYMSESDIDGALVGGASLQPASYIALVEGAK